In one Acidimicrobiia bacterium genomic region, the following are encoded:
- the tyrS gene encoding tyrosine--tRNA ligase, whose protein sequence is MPPSVNTQLETLRANTVDFISEDELRAKLERGKPLRAKLGIDPTASDIHLGFAVVLRKLREFQDLGHTAVLILGDFTAQVGDPSGRSASRPRLSKEEVDAHAETYLEQIHQILSTDRLEVRRNAEWLGTMGIEDALRLASRTTVARMLERDDFANRYAEGSPISVMEFLYPLLQGCDSVVVEADVELGGTDQLFNFLLARQLQEQEGQEPQCIITTPLLVGLDGAQKMSKSLGNYVGISEPPAEQFGKVMSIPDDLIEQWALLTTSATESITRRLQEGTKVEAKRALGRAIVDEYHPEGSGAAAEAEFDRVFKAKETPTDIPEHVLDVSEAVDGKIRLANVLRQAGLVQSNTEGQRLITQGGVRCNDEPATDPDAALEPAELDGVVLQVGRRRWVRIRANPAR, encoded by the coding sequence ACGAGCTCCGAGCCAAGCTCGAGCGCGGGAAGCCGCTGCGCGCAAAGCTCGGCATCGATCCGACCGCGTCGGACATCCACTTGGGTTTCGCGGTCGTCCTGCGCAAGCTGCGCGAGTTCCAGGACCTCGGCCACACGGCCGTGCTCATCCTCGGAGACTTCACCGCACAAGTGGGTGACCCGTCGGGACGATCAGCAAGCCGACCTCGCTTGTCCAAGGAGGAGGTCGACGCACACGCCGAGACCTACCTCGAGCAGATCCACCAGATCCTGAGCACCGATCGACTCGAGGTGCGCCGCAACGCTGAGTGGCTGGGCACGATGGGTATCGAGGACGCCCTGCGACTCGCGTCGCGCACAACCGTCGCTCGCATGCTCGAACGCGACGACTTCGCGAACCGCTACGCCGAGGGTTCGCCGATCTCGGTCATGGAGTTCCTGTACCCGCTGTTGCAGGGCTGCGACTCGGTGGTGGTCGAGGCCGACGTCGAGCTCGGGGGGACCGACCAGCTGTTCAATTTCTTGCTCGCCCGACAGCTCCAGGAGCAAGAGGGCCAAGAGCCGCAGTGCATCATCACGACGCCGCTGCTCGTCGGACTCGATGGCGCGCAGAAGATGTCGAAGAGCCTCGGCAACTACGTGGGCATCTCGGAGCCTCCGGCGGAGCAGTTCGGCAAGGTCATGTCGATCCCGGACGACCTGATCGAGCAGTGGGCGCTGCTCACGACGAGCGCGACCGAGTCGATCACCCGTCGTCTCCAGGAGGGCACAAAGGTCGAAGCGAAACGCGCGCTGGGCCGCGCGATTGTCGACGAGTACCACCCGGAGGGCTCTGGCGCCGCGGCCGAGGCGGAGTTCGACCGGGTCTTCAAGGCCAAGGAGACCCCCACAGACATCCCCGAGCACGTGCTCGACGTCTCTGAGGCGGTGGACGGCAAGATCCGCCTGGCCAACGTGCTCCGCCAGGCCGGTCTCGTGCAGTCCAACACCGAAGGGCAGCGCCTGATCACCCAGGGCGGCGTCCGTTGCAACGACGAGCCCGCCACCGACCCAGACGCGGCGCTCGAGCCGGCCGAGCTCGACGGGGTCGTGCTCCAGGTCGGGCGGCGACGATGGGTCCGGATTCGAGCGAATCCGGCGCGGTAA